The segment AATTACTTAATTTTTTACTTCTATTTAATAATTCGCTCTCATCGTCTTCCAAAAGGATCTTATTAATTCTATTGAAAATTTCTTCAACATATTTAAAAGATTGTATACTATTAAATATAGATGAAAAAGGAGTTAAAAATCTTACAGCAATTGTGGAAAAAGCTATAGTTTCTCCTGTACTAAGACCCACAAAATCTACTTGAAAAACTCCCAAATAAATTATGAGTAATGGCAGAGCTACAGAAATTGTATAAGATGTTCCGCCTAATATTGCAGAAGTAATCATTTTTCTCTTATAGTTTGCTAGTTGCTCATAAAAAGGGTTAATAGTCCTATTATAAATTACTTTATTATTTCCTAAAGTCTTTATATAATCTATGGATTGGAGAACTGATAGGAAGTTTGTTTGAAATAGAGTTTGATTAGCCACCTCTTGATTTGTGTATAGAGTTATTCTAGGTATAACCAGTTTGGTTACCATCAATTGAATAATAACAGCTATAAAAACGATACTCGTAAGAATCGGCGAATAATATAACATAGTAATTGAAAAAATAAATATCAATGCTACGTCTAACAGTAAGCTCGTCATAACATTTGAAAGAATTTCTCTTATTACAGTTATATTATTAATTCGTGTTGATAAATCTCCTGAAGTATTTTTTTCAAAAAAACCAAAAGGTAATTTGAAAATTTTCTTTATCGTTCCATCTGTCAGGTAATTATTAATTCTAATCTGTAAGTTAACTACAAAAAAAGTCCTTGCAATATGTAAAAAAAAGACACTTAAACCCACTATCACTATTAATATTAACAAAGTGTTAGATAATAAACTATTGTGTAAAGCTCCATTATAATCTACTACATATTGAGTAAGTAGAGGTAATATTAAATTTAAAATTTGGAATAACACAGATAAAAATATAATAGCAATAATATTTTTTTTATAAGGTGTTACTATCTTTATAAGATCCTTTAAATAGCTTGTTTTTTTTAAGAAGATATTTTTATTTCTATCTTTCTTATAAATAAAAAAAACTACATTTGAAAAATTTTTGTAAAAATCCTTTTCACTAAAACTTTTTTCTCCAGTACCTGGATCAATAATATAAAAAGTACCGTTTTTTATTTTTCTAAGAATTACATAATGATTATTTTTCCAATATAACATTAATGGTTGTTTAATTTTACCTTTAATAACAAAATCCTCAATATCAGAGACCTGAAAAGCATAAAAATCTGCTTTATGCTTTTCAGTAATTATTTTAAGTTGTTGAGCTGAAATACCGTCTCGGCCAACATTATAACTATAATTAAACATATTAGTATTTACTTTACTATCTTTCCAGCTAAAAAGCATTGATAAACAAGCTAGACCACATTCGTATTGATGATTTTGTAATATAATTGGAATTTTAAAATTATACATGTTAATTACCTTTCTTACAATTCTAATTTTAATATATTAGGTAAATGAGGATTTGTAATATATAAAAGACCATAAGCAATTCCAGCTAAACCTATCATTAAATCTGGGGTCTGTATATTATTAATACCTAAACCACTTTTTATATCATTAACTTCTTTATTTTTTATAATATTATAGATAATATTTATTGGAATTGCATACTTTTCTTGCTGCTCATAGACAGTATAAAAGTCTTTTAAAATCATAGCTGTTCCTAAATCCCCGTGGCACAGACATTGAGTTCTTGAAAATCCATTTTTTAAAATTTCACTTTTTATCTTTTGGTTATCTTCAAATTCTCTTTTTTTTGAGGATATTCTATTTAAAAGAATTCCCGGGGAGCCATGACACCATGCATAAGGCGTATCTTCGTAATCATGAGATCCTCCAAGCCATTTATTTCCTAATCGCAATTTTTCTTCAAATTCATTTGCTTGCTTTATAATCTCTTTAACCTTAACATCATTCGAATTTATATCTTCAACGTATTTATTTAAAGAATAACAAATACCTGAGTTCCCGTGAGCAAATCCTGTTAAGTATTGATCAGATATACATTTCCAACTTACTGTTCCATCTACTTGGTGCTCAGCATTATTAATTAATGTATCTTTACAAATTTCTATCAAATTCTTTATTCTATAATCCTTTGTTAAATTATACAGATTGATTAACACTAGCATAACACCAGATGAACCGCTTATAATATCATTTGTTTTGTCTTTTTTAATATTTTCCTTAATACCCAAACTTATTTCAATAGCCTTTTCCTTATACTTGTTTACTTTTGTAGTTTTGTAAAAATAAACAAGTATATATATTAATGAAGAAATACCATCAAATGCTCCAATGGGATATTTATAAGGTAATCCATAGGCTGCCAATATATCATCAATTATCTGCTGAGCCTTATCAATGTATTTCTTGTTTTTTGTTACAGAATACTTTGATATATATAAAAAAGCCATCCCTGATAATCCATCATATAACTTTCCATCCATAACTAAAAGGTTCGATTTCCTTGTTCCTATATCCCCTCTTACTACTGAAGTGTACCAACTAAATGTATTATTAAATTTAGTTTGTTGTTTACTAATTTCTTCTTCTATATGAAATGCAAAGTTATATAGATAGTTTTCCTTGTCAATAATATTATTAAGAGATAAATTGGAAAAATCTTTTACAAATTGCTTATTCTTTTTTTCTGTTAATTCTTTCTCATCATCAACTAGCGAGTTAGAAATTAACTCTAATTGAAATGAAAGGTCTTCCTCAGATAGATTTTCTATTTTTTTAACAGCAAAATCAAGAGGAGTATTTTTAAAAAAATTTTTTAGGACACAACTATTATGTATTATTTCTTTGCTTGATAAACGATATTTAAAATAGGGTATATCCCCTTCTGCTAAGTCAGCAGCTTCTAACTTCGATAAATTATCGCCTTCCTCAATAAACGGTTTAATTAATAGTAGATCTCTTACTGCCCTGTTTTCCAAAAAAACTGGATGATGACTTATATTTAAAATATTTGCATAATAAATTGTTGGCTTATTTATGTATCTTAATTCTATTTCATCTTGCATCTTTTTAATAGTATTAACAATATGTTGTTTATGTTCACTAATATATTTATATCCTATTGTGAAACCTTCTTTTAGAGGTTCTATATATTCTAATTCATTAACATGTTGATTTTTATACTTCGGATGATTTTGTGAAGCTTGCAAGGTTTTATGCTCTGAAATTACTTTAACATTAGATGTTCTCTCATTTTTTATAGTTGGAACTTTTATAAAAGTCTGAGTATCTCCGCGCCTTCCTATTCCACTTATGTCAGATTTTTCATTTCCAAAAACAAAGGGCAGCACTCCTGTTGATTTTACAGAATGAGCCAATCTGTGCCGATTAATATCAGTTGCGTTTTGAAATTCATCTAATGAGCTTTTTACGTTAAATAAGCTTTCCAAATCAATAAGGACTGGACATTTACCATTAGCTATCAAATTCTCCGAATGAAAGTCTACTGCATTAAACACATATAGAAAGGATAGATGTATACCTAGCTCTGAGTAAAAGTGAGATATATCTTTTTGATTTTCAATCTCATAATAATCAATAGATTCCGACCAAAAATAGTCAAACTTATAAATATTTTTTGGGTACTTAAGAGAGTAATAATTCGAAAATTGATTGAAATGTTTTAACATTTCCTCATAAAATAAATCAATTTTTCCATTTCTTGGTTTGTAATATATTTTTTTGCCATTTAATTCAAAAGACACAACACTTTTCCCTTTATTATGTGTATCTCCTTTGTTTATTGTAATTTTTGATAAAAACACATTTTCTTGGCTTTCTTTAACGTTATAATAGTCTATTATTTCTTCTATATCATTGATAAGGTTACGTAAAAATTCATCTATATAATTTGATATTAATGTTACTTTATGTTTCATAATTGAAGTTAAACTATCATTTTCTTTTAGAATTCTTATAAATTTATTTTGTTTTGATAGGTAGTCCTCAATATATTCATTATATTGTTCTTCTTCATTATCACTTTTGAAGTCCTTTAAAATTCTTTTTTTATTAATATCGTAAATTAATGTCCTATGAGCAACAGACATTAGTAAATGTGAGATCTGCTCTGTTAAATTTTTTTCTTCATCACAAAAATCAAAGTCAACAAATTCTTTAAGTACATTGAATTTCTTAGTGAAATCGGGTCGATATAGTTCCACAAATAAATCAGTAAAAAGGAGGAGATTTTTATTATTTTCCTGAGATTCTATCTTTCTTAGCTTTAAATTATTACAATCAAACTTATCATAGTCATTATTTGGAAGATTAGATATTATGGATCTATTTTTAGAGTAATAATGTTTATATAAATATTGTAAATTAGAAATATTTAATTCCTTAAGTGCATTTTTCATGTTATTTACCGAAATACCTTTATATAAGTTATCTATAAAATAATTTAACTTTTCCATTAAAATCCCCCTTTACTTATCATTTATATTTAAGTGGTGATGGGGAGACCCCCACCACCACTATTCTTAACACCAACAGGTATGTGTCGGACAGATAGAGCATTCCCAAGTTACGGTACACCACTTTCCGTCATTACCTTGAGATATCCCCATAGGTTCCGCTGCACCACCAGAAATATTCTCTAAAGAGGCTTCTTCTAGTTCACTCAGGAAATCACCAGCAGTATTGTACAATTGTAAATCTTTTTCTTTCATAGATTAACCTCCTCTCAATTATTTGAATTTTTGTTTTTTTATGTTATTATAAAAATGCGAATAATATGTTATGAGGAAATAATACAATAATTTATTCGTTTTTGCAAATTTTGTTTTATTTCCCAATTAAAGAGAAGGGAGGGTTTTTAAATGGAAAATAAAGTAACGGCTTACAAAAAAATAAGTGTTAATGATTTAAAAGAAATTTCAGGTGGATCAAGTGAACCACAAGGAACTCCTGCTACAATCATTCCGGTTTCTCTAGCAATTTGTCCAACAACTAAATGTGCATCCGTTGTCAAACCTTGTAATGACTAACATACAATATTCAATAATAGATCGCCCCCTATTCAGGGGGCATCTATTATTTTTTTAGGAGGATTCAATTTATGAGTAACATTATTAGTATAAGAATTTATGAACAGCTTTTTTCTGAAAAGATAGATAGATACATCGAAGAAACAGAAAAAAAATTCAGTCATATACTATTAAGTAATTTTAGTAAAGATACAAAAGATATGGTCGTAGAAAAAATCGAAGTCCTAAGTGGTAAATTTATGCTCGAAGATTTTCACGAAAATTTCAAAAACAAAAAAGAAAATAATGAATGCAAAGATGCCAAAATCAATGATTACGTAAATAAATTAGACATACAATCAGATAAATTTAAAAACTTAAGATGTATCCTAGATAATAACATTACAAACCTTATGGAATTTTACAATAATATACTGAAAAATTATTGTAATAATAGAGAAGATATATTTCCTAATCAAGATGTTAAAATAAACTACATTGCTGTTGACAAGGGAGATACTCACAATAATGGAAAAACCGTAGTAGTATTGTTTTTAAATAACGGTACAAAACTTGTTTATAAACCAAGAAACCTAGAAAGCGATATCTTTTATTATAAACTATTAAAAAAATTTAATTATGATAATAACAGTAAGTTAAAAACACCTAAAATATTTAATTATAATTCCCATGCGTGGCAAGAGTTTATAGATTATACAAATTGTAATACCACCAAAGAAATTGAATCGTATTATTATCATTTGGGAATTCATATTTTCTACACATATATGTTAAGATCCAATGACATTCATTATGAAAACATAATAAGTACTTCTAATAATCCCGTTATTATTGACCTAGAAACGATTATGCAAGGTACTATCAACTTCGATCATAATCACGTAATAAAAAATAATCCCTTCTTTTTAAACGATAGCATCTTGCAAAGTTTGTTGTTTGACTACGCTACTTCTTTTAATGGAGAAGGTATAACATTTTTAGGCGGTACTACAAATCAAACATTAGCACCTAAAACCGAAGAAATTCTAGTTGATAAAAACACGGATACTATGCGTTATGTTTATAAAGAATATTTTACAAATAAAAGCATAAATATACCCAAATATAAAGAGAAATTTATGGAAATTTATTCTTTCAAAGAAGAAGTTTTGAGAGGATTTAATACAGCATATTTGTATACAGTTAAAAATAAACAAGAATTCAAAGAAATACTGTCCATTTATCCAACTTTTAATGTAAGATATGTTCTTAAGCCAACATATACCTATGCTACATATATAGAATTTTTAAAACAAAGCCATTCAAAAAGTAGCACTGAACTTTACAGTATACTTCAGAATTCAAATGTTCATTATAAATCCAAAGATATTATAACTAATTTAGAATATAAAAGCCTTTTAAACTATGATATACCTTACTTTACTGTAAATATAGATGAAAAAAGCATTAAAAGTCCAACTTCTAATGAGAAAGTAGTTTTGGATTTTTTTGATAAAACACCTAGAGAAGAGACTTCATTAAGAATAAATAAATTATCACTTATGGACTTGAAAGAGCAGTCCAATTTATTAGATTTAGCCATAGATGCATATAAAGAGAATAGTTTAAATAAAGTTGAGGTTCATTCACTTAAAAAGCTGCCTGATAAAAAAGATATTAACCATGAAATCAAAAAAATAGTTTCAAATACGGATAATTTTTCATTACTATTTAGCCTTCGCCATAATAGTAATGGGGAAGCAATTATTAGCCCTATTAGCTACAATTTATATGACGGTTTAGGAGGCATAGCGTTATTACTTAATTATTGGATAGTAAAAAATAAGAAAGATTATTTATACAGCTTAAAGGAAATAAATAAATCTATTGAAAATCTATATAAAATAGATAAAACCAAGAATTTTTCAATTTACCATGGAAAATTTTCCTATTTTAAGTATATATATATTCTTAATGAAATTTCTGAAGAAGATCTAATAAACGAAAATGTCAAAAATTTGTTAGAACTAATAAAGGAATATAATACACATATAGCTAATAGCTGGTACCCCATAGATTATATAAGCGGTCTGACTGGGATTATATCACTATTAATTGACTATTATACTTCTACCGGGCATAAAGAAATATTATATGCAATAGAAGATTTTAAAGATTTATTACTATCCAAATCTAAAGTGTCTAATGATGAGATATTTTGGAATCAGGATGCTAAAGATTTGAAAATGAATCCAGGCTTAGCTCATGGCACTTCAGGTATAGCATTAACTTTAGCAAAATATGTCCACTTCATTCATAAAGATGAACAAATTATTAATACAGTAGAAAAAATTTTAATTTATGAAGATAAAGCTTTAAGTTTTAAAGAATCCACTATTTGGTGTAACGGTCTCTCTGGCATATTACTAGCAAGAATGTTAATTCAACACTATATTCCATCTCTTAAAATAACCTACATGGAAGAACTAACAGAAATCCTCTGTCAAGACGTATCTAATTTAAATAACAGAAAAAGCGTATGTCATGGCATACATGGAAACATGCTAGTGTTAAAGGCCATAGAATTTCTTAGAGAAAATTCTTTTCCTGATATTGAACAGTGGAACAAAGGATTGCGTATACATACAATGAGCTATTCTTGGGATTCTGGCTTTTCATATCCAAATAGTAATACAGGTTTCTTTCTTGGAAAAAGTGGACAATTATTTGACATTATTCTAAATGTAAAGGATTACAAATTAGCTTTATATATTATGAGTTAAGGTTATTCTAGTACCAAACTTATCACTATTTATTGAGATTCCAAGTTCTAATAAACTGGGAATCTCCTTAATTATGGTTAGCCCTTTGCCATTAGAAAGATCTTTCTCTGGATAATCAAACCCTATACCATTATCTACAATAATCAAACGCTCGTATTTTTTCTCCTTTATCGCTTTTATTTCTACAGCACTCGCTTTTGAATGGTAAAGAACATTTTGTAATATATTATCAAACAATCTTTCAAACCATATTTTATCTAAAACCCAAATAATACTTGAATCAATATTCATATTACACTGTATTTGCTTATGATTGAAGGCATTGTTCCATTTCTGTAAAATCTGATGTAAAAAATCAGTTAAAACGACAGGCTCTTTTTTAATAATTATAGAATCAGAATTCAAATAATTTTTATGATAAATCCTATCACTAAGTGTTGAGATAATATTTACATTTTTGGTTATTTCTTCTATTGCTTTATTTATATTTTTGCCTGTCTGAATATAGTATAAGTTAATATTAATAATTGAAAGGGGCGTCTTAATATCATGAGAAAGCTGATCTAAGTATTTTTTTCTTATTTCTTCTGATTCATTATACTTTTTTTGATTGTATTGTAATTTTTCTATTAATATATTAATTGACTCACTTAAATATCTAATTTCATCAAATTTTAAACTTGAAATGGAAACAAAGTCTGAAATATCTTGCTCTTCAGCTATATCTCGTATTAGTTTTGAAAGATTAGTAATTTCAAGCGATATATTTTTAAGAGTCTTGGAAAGGAAATATACGTATAATAAAATCAATATAAAAAAAAGAGAAAATATATATATATAGTTCTCATCAGATTTAAAAGGCGTATCCGTACCGCTCATAAAATTGTACAATACATGTATTCCATATACCGTGTAGTTAGAAACTATAAAAGCAAAAGGGAAAAACAAAATAGAAATTAATGTTATTAAATATACTTTTTTGTAAAACATATTTACTCCTTAATGAGTTGACATTTTATAACCATATCCGTAAATTGTATGAATAATGTCCCCATTGATATCTACTTTATTTCTTAAATTATTTATATAAACATTTAGAGAATTTGCTTTATCATTATAATCAATCCCCCAAATATGTTCAATGATCTGTTCTTTAGATAAACAAAGACCTATATTATTATATAAATAAAAAAAAAGCTTTTTTTCTGTGTTGCTTAACTTAATCTCTTTCCTTTTTTTACTATCCAAAACGCTTTGTATAGATTTATTAACCAGCAGACCGTTTAAATAATAATATTCACTATATTTATTACTCAATAAATTCTCTAATCGAGCTATAAGTTCTAAAGGCTCAAATGGTTTAGGTATAAATTCCTCCCCTAATTCCAATCCTCTAATTTTATCCTCTAATTGGCTGTGAGCGGTTAAAAACACTACTGGTTTTTGAGGAAATAACAATTTTATCTTTTTACAAATTTCATATCCATTGTCAAAAGGAATTTCAATATCTAATAAAAAAATGTCTATATGTTCTAATTTGGAGTAAGTAAATCGGTTATCGGTTTGAATAAAAACATTAGCAAAATACTCACTTAAAAATTCACGCAGAAATTCAGATATGTATTTATCGTCTTCTAGTACAAAAATATTTAATGCTTTCGTTATATTTTTCATAAGCCTAATCTTCCTCCGTAAACTTATTTCTTTTAATTAAAAAAATCGTATGTACAGAGAGGTTACACTAGGTGAAGCATCAAAGTAACCCATCATATAAAGAGAAATTAAACAAATATCTTTACGCGGAGAAGTTGACATGATACTTTATTTCAAAGTATTTTAAAACCTGAAAAACCCTGAATTTTATATAATTAAATTATTGAGAAAATAAAACGTTTTCATTAATATAATAGCAAATAATAACAGAGATAATCAACTGCCAAAACATTAAAAGCCGTATTTAATGAATAGGGAATCGTAGGCGTTTTCTTCCACTAGCTGTTGTTCCTTGTCTTCTAATAAAGAGCCTAACTCTGCAACACTTCTGCTTTTTCGAATTTCCTGGATGCTTATAATTTCCACATCTATTTCTCAATAAAATAATAAAGATGCTCTTATACAATCATTAAAAGAAAGAGAAAGAAATTAACAGGAGAAAAAGCAACTAAAAAGAACTAGTGAAATTGGCTTGAGAAAGAGTGAAGATCACTAGCATTGCATAAATATGGTTTGAAAATTCAGTAAACATCTTTGCAGGATTTTTTGCCAAAAAGACAAAGGCTAAACAAAGGTGGTCTGTCCATTTAGAAAAATTATACAATTAAACTATTAGCAACAACGACACTGTATGTATTTACGGAATAGATCTATCGTCAAATCTGCGAATCCAGATGTACGCAGGTTTCCACAGCGCTTTATTTAACCAGCGGCTAATTCGGAGTAAGGACTTCTTACTCCTCATCTCTAACTGGATAAGTACATGTAAACAGTAAGCAATAAGTGCAAGGAAAATTTGATTTTGAATGGCAGTTTCGCTCATGCCATAAAAGTGTTTGATCTCTACATGCTGTTTGAGCCACTTGAAAAATAGCTCAATGGTCCATCGTTGACGGTAAATTTCACTAATCTCTTCGGAGTCTAGATCGAAACGGTTAGTAATTAATCGTAGAATGTTTCCCTTTGTATCCACTACTTCAAGTAGGCGGAATACATTCTCTGTACGATTTTGCGTCGAAC is part of the Virgibacillus dokdonensis genome and harbors:
- a CDS encoding response regulator transcription factor; the protein is MKNITKALNIFVLEDDKYISEFLREFLSEYFANVFIQTDNRFTYSKLEHIDIFLLDIEIPFDNGYEICKKIKLLFPQKPVVFLTAHSQLEDKIRGLELGEEFIPKPFEPLELIARLENLLSNKYSEYYYLNGLLVNKSIQSVLDSKKRKEIKLSNTEKKLFFYLYNNIGLCLSKEQIIEHIWGIDYNDKANSLNVYINNLRNKVDINGDIIHTIYGYGYKMSTH
- a CDS encoding class II lanthipeptide, LchA2/BrtA2 family; its protein translation is MENKVTAYKKISVNDLKEISGGSSEPQGTPATIIPVSLAICPTTKCASVVKPCND
- a CDS encoding type 2 lanthipeptide synthetase LanM family protein, which codes for MSNIISIRIYEQLFSEKIDRYIEETEKKFSHILLSNFSKDTKDMVVEKIEVLSGKFMLEDFHENFKNKKENNECKDAKINDYVNKLDIQSDKFKNLRCILDNNITNLMEFYNNILKNYCNNREDIFPNQDVKINYIAVDKGDTHNNGKTVVVLFLNNGTKLVYKPRNLESDIFYYKLLKKFNYDNNSKLKTPKIFNYNSHAWQEFIDYTNCNTTKEIESYYYHLGIHIFYTYMLRSNDIHYENIISTSNNPVIIDLETIMQGTINFDHNHVIKNNPFFLNDSILQSLLFDYATSFNGEGITFLGGTTNQTLAPKTEEILVDKNTDTMRYVYKEYFTNKSINIPKYKEKFMEIYSFKEEVLRGFNTAYLYTVKNKQEFKEILSIYPTFNVRYVLKPTYTYATYIEFLKQSHSKSSTELYSILQNSNVHYKSKDIITNLEYKSLLNYDIPYFTVNIDEKSIKSPTSNEKVVLDFFDKTPREETSLRINKLSLMDLKEQSNLLDLAIDAYKENSLNKVEVHSLKKLPDKKDINHEIKKIVSNTDNFSLLFSLRHNSNGEAIISPISYNLYDGLGGIALLLNYWIVKNKKDYLYSLKEINKSIENLYKIDKTKNFSIYHGKFSYFKYIYILNEISEEDLINENVKNLLELIKEYNTHIANSWYPIDYISGLTGIISLLIDYYTSTGHKEILYAIEDFKDLLLSKSKVSNDEIFWNQDAKDLKMNPGLAHGTSGIALTLAKYVHFIHKDEQIINTVEKILIYEDKALSFKESTIWCNGLSGILLARMLIQHYIPSLKITYMEELTEILCQDVSNLNNRKSVCHGIHGNMLVLKAIEFLRENSFPDIEQWNKGLRIHTMSYSWDSGFSYPNSNTGFFLGKSGQLFDIILNVKDYKLALYIMS
- a CDS encoding type 2 lanthipeptide synthetase LanM family protein, producing MEKLNYFIDNLYKGISVNNMKNALKELNISNLQYLYKHYYSKNRSIISNLPNNDYDKFDCNNLKLRKIESQENNKNLLLFTDLFVELYRPDFTKKFNVLKEFVDFDFCDEEKNLTEQISHLLMSVAHRTLIYDINKKRILKDFKSDNEEEQYNEYIEDYLSKQNKFIRILKENDSLTSIMKHKVTLISNYIDEFLRNLINDIEEIIDYYNVKESQENVFLSKITINKGDTHNKGKSVVSFELNGKKIYYKPRNGKIDLFYEEMLKHFNQFSNYYSLKYPKNIYKFDYFWSESIDYYEIENQKDISHFYSELGIHLSFLYVFNAVDFHSENLIANGKCPVLIDLESLFNVKSSLDEFQNATDINRHRLAHSVKSTGVLPFVFGNEKSDISGIGRRGDTQTFIKVPTIKNERTSNVKVISEHKTLQASQNHPKYKNQHVNELEYIEPLKEGFTIGYKYISEHKQHIVNTIKKMQDEIELRYINKPTIYYANILNISHHPVFLENRAVRDLLLIKPFIEEGDNLSKLEAADLAEGDIPYFKYRLSSKEIIHNSCVLKNFFKNTPLDFAVKKIENLSEEDLSFQLELISNSLVDDEKELTEKKNKQFVKDFSNLSLNNIIDKENYLYNFAFHIEEEISKQQTKFNNTFSWYTSVVRGDIGTRKSNLLVMDGKLYDGLSGMAFLYISKYSVTKNKKYIDKAQQIIDDILAAYGLPYKYPIGAFDGISSLIYILVYFYKTTKVNKYKEKAIEISLGIKENIKKDKTNDIISGSSGVMLVLINLYNLTKDYRIKNLIEICKDTLINNAEHQVDGTVSWKCISDQYLTGFAHGNSGICYSLNKYVEDINSNDVKVKEIIKQANEFEEKLRLGNKWLGGSHDYEDTPYAWCHGSPGILLNRISSKKREFEDNQKIKSEILKNGFSRTQCLCHGDLGTAMILKDFYTVYEQQEKYAIPINIIYNIIKNKEVNDIKSGLGINNIQTPDLMIGLAGIAYGLLYITNPHLPNILKLEL
- a CDS encoding peptidase domain-containing ABC transporter, whose translation is MYNFKIPIILQNHQYECGLACLSMLFSWKDSKVNTNMFNYSYNVGRDGISAQQLKIITEKHKADFYAFQVSDIEDFVIKGKIKQPLMLYWKNNHYVILRKIKNGTFYIIDPGTGEKSFSEKDFYKNFSNVVFFIYKKDRNKNIFLKKTSYLKDLIKIVTPYKKNIIAIIFLSVLFQILNLILPLLTQYVVDYNGALHNSLLSNTLLILIVIVGLSVFFLHIARTFFVVNLQIRINNYLTDGTIKKIFKLPFGFFEKNTSGDLSTRINNITVIREILSNVMTSLLLDVALIFIFSITMLYYSPILTSIVFIAVIIQLMVTKLVIPRITLYTNQEVANQTLFQTNFLSVLQSIDYIKTLGNNKVIYNRTINPFYEQLANYKRKMITSAILGGTSYTISVALPLLIIYLGVFQVDFVGLSTGETIAFSTIAVRFLTPFSSIFNSIQSFKYVEEIFNRINKILLEDDESELLNRSKKLSNLKGVIELKNISFGYGERNVLENINLQINYGDKILINGSSGKGKTTLLKIIASLHFPTKGEILINGNKLDEYDISSYRENIGMVTQDVSLLSGTVKENISFFNEALDEEVIINSSKIACIYDDVMNFPMGFDTLLGENGTNLSGGQKQRLSIARAISSTSDLLLIDEGTSNLDEVTEQTIIDNLFQLDKTIIFITHRHSYIPGVNKKVDFTERTIKVTDLN
- a CDS encoding sensor histidine kinase, with amino-acid sequence MFYKKVYLITLISILFFPFAFIVSNYTVYGIHVLYNFMSGTDTPFKSDENYIYIFSLFFILILLYVYFLSKTLKNISLEITNLSKLIRDIAEEQDISDFVSISSLKFDEIRYLSESINILIEKLQYNQKKYNESEEIRKKYLDQLSHDIKTPLSIININLYYIQTGKNINKAIEEITKNVNIISTLSDRIYHKNYLNSDSIIIKKEPVVLTDFLHQILQKWNNAFNHKQIQCNMNIDSSIIWVLDKIWFERLFDNILQNVLYHSKASAVEIKAIKEKKYERLIIVDNGIGFDYPEKDLSNGKGLTIIKEIPSLLELGISINSDKFGTRITLTHNI
- a CDS encoding plantaricin C family lantibiotic, translating into MKEKDLQLYNTAGDFLSELEEASLENISGGAAEPMGISQGNDGKWCTVTWECSICPTHTCWC